The genomic interval AAATTAAATGGCTTTTTAATTGCTCTTTATCAAATTCATCCAAATGTGTGACAGATGTTTTTAATAGCCTTGCTTCTGCTTCTTCACGTTCAAAATAACCTGTTGCAATAATTTCAGAAATACTTTTAGCAATTTTCAATATAGCTGCACGTTCTTTTGAAGTAAAAACAACAAAAGTATCTTTAGGCAAATAGATAATATTAGATAAATGCGTAATAAATAAACGATCGATATGAGCGCGATTTGTTAATGCTTTTAACAGTACCCAATCATCTTCATGCTTGTGATAAGACAACTCATCTTTTTGATACCGAATTAAAGTTTCAACATGCATACTTTTAGTCAGTAATTTTTCGAGCTTTTTATTACTTTGTGTAGAATGAAATTTACCGATTACAAGTTCATGTAATCTTTCGCTATATAATTGATACATATCTTTTTCTGTTTGTAAGGCAGATGTTTCGACTTGATGATAATACTTAGGCGGTAAAATAACTAAGTTGACCAATCCTGCAGTGACAAGACCGATGACTGCAGTGAGTAATCGAGAGAAGAAATTAAATAAATAAGCATCACCAA from Staphylococcus condimenti carries:
- a CDS encoding FUSC family protein translates to MTHDKWYNKIIGARTIKTGLATFLTAFFCMSLHLNPIYATLSAIVTIEPTAKASLKKGYKRLPATVIGALLAVLFTYIFSDKSALAYAFSATCTIFICAKLKLHDGITVATLTAMAMIPGIGDAYLFNFFSRLLTAVIGLVTAGLVNLVILPPKYYHQVETSALQTEKDMYQLYSERLHELVIGKFHSTQSNKKLEKLLTKSMHVETLIRYQKDELSYHKHEDDWVLLKALTNRAHIDRLFITHLSNIIYLPKDTFVVFTSKERAAILKIAKSISEIIATGYFEREEAEARLLKTSVTHLDEFDKEQLKSHLIYEILLTYRILDNRYA